The Halomonas sp. KG2 genome contains a region encoding:
- a CDS encoding DUF3137 domain-containing protein, with protein MSILKTFFQAGEALKQLGSGTAFQHPEITTELSDDIRATIERDVLPLLEPLEQFRLEKLASKTRRKTLFRRLGWLLWLPSLALDLFMLVSGEPTLYTLFVVGGLGAWVVYPELQYTRHYKQKLIPVLLQAFGDHTYDKDGCIDLEAVKSFDILPRFSSKSSEDYISGNIAGVQFEFCELKLKRRGRKSNTTVHGGGALLIVMPFQFTGYTVVDTDYGKVGNRLVSPLAKSRVALENPMFEDRFEVYGSDQQYARYLLSPSLMERIIALDELFRARAKGTGITCEFRDNKALFMLSYFGDLLDVADIDVSAYDLDKMPLLEQELAMITDIIQQLKLDSLAARNVASTRLAEG; from the coding sequence ATGAGTATTCTGAAGACATTTTTTCAGGCTGGTGAGGCGCTCAAGCAGCTAGGCAGCGGGACGGCCTTCCAGCACCCTGAGATAACGACCGAGTTATCCGACGACATCCGCGCGACGATAGAACGAGATGTCTTACCATTGCTAGAACCACTAGAGCAGTTCAGGCTGGAAAAGCTGGCGAGCAAGACACGTCGCAAGACTTTGTTTCGGCGCCTTGGCTGGTTGCTTTGGTTGCCATCGCTAGCGCTAGACCTCTTCATGCTGGTGTCTGGCGAACCTACGCTCTACACCCTGTTTGTAGTCGGCGGACTGGGCGCCTGGGTTGTCTACCCGGAGCTGCAGTACACGCGGCACTACAAACAAAAGCTTATCCCGGTACTACTCCAAGCCTTTGGCGATCACACCTACGACAAAGATGGTTGTATAGACCTAGAAGCCGTCAAGTCATTCGATATTTTGCCGCGTTTTTCGAGTAAGAGCAGTGAAGACTACATCAGTGGCAACATCGCAGGCGTCCAGTTTGAGTTCTGTGAGTTAAAGCTCAAACGCCGCGGCAGAAAATCAAATACCACAGTTCATGGTGGCGGAGCGCTTCTCATCGTCATGCCCTTCCAATTTACTGGATATACTGTGGTAGATACCGACTACGGCAAGGTTGGCAACCGCCTGGTATCACCACTGGCCAAATCCAGAGTAGCGCTGGAAAACCCAATGTTCGAGGACCGTTTCGAGGTCTACGGTTCTGACCAGCAGTACGCCCGCTATCTTCTGTCACCGAGTTTAATGGAGCGTATTATTGCTCTCGATGAGCTGTTCCGAGCTCGGGCCAAGGGCACGGGAATTACCTGCGAGTTCCGAGACAATAAGGCCCTATTCATGCTGTCCTATTTCGGCGACTTGCTAGATGTGGCAGATATTGACGTTTCTGCCTATGACTTGGACAAGATGCCACTGCTAGAACAGGAACTGGCCATGATCACAGATATTATTCAGCAACTAAAACTTGACTCTCTCGCTGCCAGGAATGTCGCAAGTACACGCTTGGCCGAAGGATAA
- a CDS encoding LemA family protein produces the protein MNWVILAVIAALILLYFWYAAIVSRRNAAQEAFSGIDVQLKKRTDLIPNILKIAARFMEHEKTLLTDITQLRTEVLKAAKANDREGAEKRFELEAALEDKLSGLMVAVENYPDLKSHTNMLEAQRAYADVEEHISAARRSYNAAGRRFKDAIQIFPGTLIAKVMGLEPLPFFEASKTDRAPVNADHYLSS, from the coding sequence ATGAATTGGGTTATCTTGGCTGTCATAGCTGCTTTAATTTTACTTTACTTTTGGTATGCCGCTATTGTTTCTCGACGTAACGCGGCTCAGGAAGCTTTTTCAGGGATTGATGTCCAGTTGAAGAAACGCACCGACCTGATCCCCAATATTTTGAAAATTGCCGCTCGCTTCATGGAGCACGAGAAGACACTACTCACTGACATTACTCAACTGCGCACGGAAGTGTTAAAAGCGGCAAAGGCAAACGACCGCGAAGGCGCCGAGAAGAGATTCGAGTTAGAGGCGGCTCTGGAAGACAAACTGTCGGGACTAATGGTGGCGGTTGAAAACTACCCCGACCTTAAGTCTCACACCAACATGCTGGAAGCTCAGCGAGCATATGCGGATGTAGAGGAGCATATCTCAGCCGCTCGACGTAGCTACAATGCCGCGGGACGCCGGTTCAAGGATGCCATCCAGATCTTTCCGGGGACATTGATTGCGAAGGTAATGGGCTTAGAGCCCTTGCCGTTCTTCGAGGCATCTAAAACCGATCGCGCACCGGTCAACGCTGACCATTATCTCAGCTCATGA
- a CDS encoding CreA family protein, translating to MRFSTPVAITSLVMMSSLLLPTALLAQDAHIGSVRTEFRLIGPNSTIEVERFDDPKVQGVSCYLSYSQVGGLSGAVGLAEEASEASVACRQTGEIVFDPDEVDEQEVVFNQRRSALFKNMRVVRMHDAETETFVYLTYSTKLVDGSPKNAISAVHYGGF from the coding sequence ATGCGTTTCTCAACACCGGTTGCCATTACGTCGCTTGTGATGATGTCTTCGTTACTGCTGCCTACTGCGCTTCTGGCGCAGGATGCCCATATTGGCAGCGTGCGAACGGAGTTTAGGTTGATTGGCCCGAACAGTACGATTGAAGTGGAACGTTTTGACGACCCAAAAGTACAGGGAGTCTCCTGCTATCTCTCTTACTCCCAGGTGGGCGGCTTATCGGGTGCGGTCGGGCTTGCTGAGGAAGCTAGCGAGGCGAGCGTGGCATGTCGGCAAACGGGAGAGATTGTCTTCGACCCTGATGAGGTAGACGAGCAAGAAGTCGTTTTTAACCAACGCCGCTCGGCGCTATTTAAGAATATGCGCGTGGTGCGTATGCACGATGCTGAAACCGAAACCTTTGTGTACTTAACTTACAGCACCAAGCTGGTGGATGGTTCACCAAAGAATGCGATTTCGGCGGTTCATTACGGTGGGTTTTAA